The Apibacter raozihei genome contains a region encoding:
- a CDS encoding HAD family hydrolase, with protein sequence MRNIKHIFFDLDNTLWDTDRNSMLTLKQMYEDVKVEEIYNVNFQEFYDSYYQRNEHLWALFRQDKVTKNDILSQRFKNTFEEFDIRDEVIRSYFDAHFLEKVVKHNTLIDNTVEVLSYLKSKGYIMHIVSNGFIKPTERKVYDTPIKDYITTITSGEEINKRKPAREVFELGLDKANANPEESSFIGDDFEADVLGSDNLGMLGIYFNYKKDSDLSKMNGFPVINNLIELKQLF encoded by the coding sequence ATGAGAAATATTAAACATATATTTTTTGATCTGGATAATACGCTTTGGGATACTGACAGAAATTCTATGCTTACACTCAAGCAAATGTATGAAGATGTAAAAGTAGAAGAAATTTATAATGTAAATTTTCAAGAATTTTATGATAGTTATTACCAAAGGAATGAGCATTTATGGGCCTTATTCAGACAGGATAAAGTAACAAAAAATGATATATTAAGCCAGAGATTCAAAAATACATTTGAAGAATTTGATATCAGAGATGAGGTAATACGTTCATACTTTGATGCTCATTTCTTAGAAAAAGTTGTAAAACACAATACTCTTATTGATAATACAGTTGAAGTATTAAGCTACTTAAAATCTAAGGGATATATCATGCATATAGTTTCTAATGGTTTTATAAAACCTACAGAACGAAAAGTTTATGATACACCGATTAAAGATTATATAACCACCATTACAAGTGGAGAAGAAATTAACAAAAGAAAGCCAGCCAGAGAAGTTTTTGAATTAGGACTTGACAAGGCGAATGCAAACCCTGAGGAATCTTCATTTATTGGGGATGATTTTGAAGCGGATGTTTTGGGTAGTGATAATTTAGGGATGTTGGGTATTTATTTTAATTATAAAAAAGATAGTGATCTTTCAAAAATGAATGGTTTCCCAGTGATTAATAATTTAATTGAATTAAAGCAGCTATTTTAA
- the rnhA gene encoding ribonuclease HI, giving the protein MIEIFTDGASSGNPGKGGYGIIMRLKGTNYEKTFSQGFRLTTNNRMELMAVIVALEKISKPNQEVVVYSDSKYVVDAVNNNWIYGWQKKKFEKVKNPDLWIRFLKVYKNHRVKLQWIKGHEGHVENERADRLAVQASRSDLLSIDTDYENHNTKLL; this is encoded by the coding sequence ATGATAGAAATTTTTACAGATGGAGCATCTTCAGGAAATCCGGGTAAAGGAGGATATGGTATCATTATGCGTCTTAAAGGGACGAATTATGAGAAAACTTTTAGTCAGGGTTTTCGATTAACAACCAATAACAGAATGGAACTTATGGCTGTCATTGTCGCACTCGAAAAAATCAGTAAGCCCAATCAGGAGGTTGTAGTTTATTCAGATTCAAAATATGTGGTAGATGCTGTTAATAATAATTGGATTTATGGTTGGCAGAAAAAAAAATTTGAAAAAGTAAAAAATCCTGATTTATGGATTCGTTTTTTAAAAGTATATAAGAACCATAGGGTTAAGCTTCAGTGGATCAAAGGGCATGAAGGACATGTAGAAAATGAAAGAGCTGATAGATTGGCTGTGCAGGCTTCCCGTTCAGATTTGTTGTCTATAGATACGGACTATGAAAATCATAACACTAAACTCCTTTAA
- a CDS encoding C40 family peptidase — protein sequence MKIKNILYAGFSICSILLTSCVSYETSASYKKKSNSSKTSRYTYNSKKSSGHSSKKSTPYVNKIKKEDKAVVLKSEKANVSKSKDVKIVLNEAGKYKGTPYKYGGSTSSGIDCSGLVCVAFQKIDVKLPRRSVDMSNQGDTVPISRVKEGDLLFFSTGGSGINHVGIVYDIKQTGEVSFIHASTSKGVMVSSLEESYWKGKFIKAKRVL from the coding sequence ATGAAAATCAAGAATATTTTATATGCTGGTTTCTCTATATGCTCCATTTTGCTGACGTCCTGTGTTTCCTATGAAACATCAGCTTCATATAAAAAGAAAAGCAATTCATCAAAAACTTCAAGGTATACCTACAATTCTAAAAAAAGCTCAGGACATTCTTCAAAAAAGTCAACTCCATATGTTAATAAAATAAAAAAAGAAGATAAGGCTGTTGTGCTCAAATCAGAAAAAGCCAATGTTTCTAAATCCAAAGATGTAAAAATAGTACTTAATGAGGCAGGGAAATATAAAGGTACGCCATATAAATACGGAGGTAGTACTTCAAGTGGTATAGATTGTTCAGGCTTGGTATGTGTAGCTTTCCAGAAAATAGATGTAAAGCTTCCCCGCAGATCGGTTGATATGTCTAATCAGGGCGATACCGTTCCTATATCCAGAGTTAAAGAAGGTGATCTTCTGTTTTTTTCGACAGGAGGTTCGGGGATTAATCATGTAGGAATAGTGTACGATATAAAACAGACAGGAGAAGTATCATTTATTCATGCTTCAACATCTAAAGGGGTAATGGTTAGTTCATTAGAGGAATCCTATTGGAAAGGGAAATTTATCAAAGCTAAAAGAGTATTATAA
- a CDS encoding CBS domain-containing protein, whose protein sequence is MKKRTPVSTIMTKSPVTVNLTDGLAKVNSLFKKQSIRHIPVVSGKKLIGIISQTDIMRLSFGDIYSGQEEMDNSLFDMLSIEQVMAAHPKTVAPSDTIKEVAEIFASSSFRALPVIQEDEIVGIVTTTDVIKYLLEQFD, encoded by the coding sequence ATGAAAAAAAGAACTCCCGTATCCACAATAATGACTAAAAGCCCGGTTACAGTGAATCTTACTGATGGGCTGGCAAAAGTAAACAGCCTATTCAAAAAACAAAGTATTAGGCATATTCCGGTAGTTTCCGGTAAAAAATTAATAGGTATCATAAGCCAGACGGATATTATGCGGCTTTCATTTGGAGATATATACTCCGGACAGGAAGAAATGGATAACTCACTTTTTGATATGTTAAGTATAGAACAGGTAATGGCTGCCCATCCAAAAACGGTAGCTCCTTCAGATACAATTAAAGAAGTGGCAGAAATTTTTGCCTCATCCTCATTCAGAGCTTTGCCTGTAATTCAGGAAGATGAAATTGTAGGGATTGTTACTACGACAGATGTTATTAAATACTTACTAGAACAATTTGATTGA
- a CDS encoding ABC-F family ATP-binding cassette domain-containing protein, with product MLTVSNLSLQFGKRVLFDEVNVKFTKGNCYGIIGANGAGKSTFLKILSGDVDPTTGSVSLETDKRMSVLEQDHFAYDSYPVLETVMKGNQKLFHIKEEMDALYAKPDFSDADGVKAGELGVIYEEMGGWTAESDAGTLLSNLGIKDDMQYKMMSELENADKVRVLLAQALFGNPDVLILDEPTNDLDIDTISWLEDFLADYENTVIVVSHDRHFLDAVCTHTCDLDFAKLNLYTGNYSFWYQASQLAARQRAQQNKKAEEKKKELQEFIARFSSNVAKAKQATARKKMIEKLNIEDIKPSSRRYPAIIFEQERDAGDQILDVKDLEKTKDGELLFSNINVNLKKGDKIAVLSKNSLAITEFFQILAGETEADMGNYTWGITTKQSYLPLDNTKYFQSDDNLIDWLRQYVNTDEERHEEYIRGFLGKMLFSGDEALKSCKVLSGGEKMRCMFSRMMLFKANVLLLDEPTNHLDLESITALNNSLDNFKGTVLLSSHDHELLSTVCNRIIELTPKGVIDRYMTYDEYLSDPKVKELKAQYYS from the coding sequence ATGCTTACAGTATCAAACTTATCTTTACAATTTGGAAAAAGAGTTCTATTTGATGAAGTAAATGTGAAATTTACTAAAGGAAATTGCTATGGAATTATTGGAGCCAATGGAGCGGGTAAATCAACCTTTTTAAAAATTCTCTCCGGAGATGTAGATCCTACTACGGGTAGTGTGAGTCTAGAAACAGATAAGAGGATGTCTGTTCTTGAACAAGATCACTTTGCCTATGATTCTTATCCTGTCCTTGAAACCGTGATGAAGGGAAATCAAAAACTCTTCCATATAAAAGAAGAAATGGATGCATTATACGCAAAACCGGATTTCTCTGATGCCGATGGTGTGAAAGCCGGAGAACTGGGAGTAATATATGAAGAAATGGGTGGATGGACTGCTGAATCAGATGCCGGAACTTTGTTATCTAATTTAGGCATTAAAGATGATATGCAATATAAAATGATGTCTGAGCTTGAAAATGCCGATAAGGTTCGTGTATTACTAGCTCAAGCATTATTTGGTAATCCTGATGTTCTTATTCTTGATGAGCCCACCAATGATCTGGATATTGATACCATTTCATGGCTGGAAGATTTTCTTGCAGATTACGAAAACACAGTCATTGTCGTTTCCCACGACAGACACTTTCTGGATGCAGTTTGTACCCACACCTGCGACTTAGATTTTGCTAAATTAAACCTTTATACAGGAAACTATTCGTTTTGGTACCAGGCAAGCCAGCTAGCCGCCAGACAAAGAGCTCAACAAAATAAAAAAGCTGAGGAAAAGAAAAAGGAATTACAGGAATTCATCGCCCGCTTCAGCTCTAATGTTGCTAAGGCCAAACAGGCGACTGCCCGTAAAAAAATGATCGAAAAATTAAATATTGAAGATATCAAGCCTTCATCAAGAAGATATCCTGCCATCATATTTGAACAGGAAAGAGATGCCGGAGATCAAATTTTAGATGTTAAAGATCTTGAAAAAACTAAAGATGGAGAATTACTATTCAGCAATATAAATGTCAATCTTAAAAAAGGAGATAAAATTGCTGTTTTATCAAAAAATTCTCTTGCAATTACAGAGTTTTTCCAAATTCTCGCCGGAGAAACTGAAGCCGATATGGGGAACTATACTTGGGGAATCACTACAAAACAAAGTTATTTACCTCTTGATAATACTAAATATTTTCAATCTGACGATAACTTAATTGACTGGTTAAGACAATATGTTAATACTGATGAAGAAAGACACGAAGAATATATTCGTGGATTTTTAGGAAAAATGCTTTTTAGTGGTGATGAGGCTTTAAAATCTTGTAAAGTATTGTCCGGTGGGGAAAAAATGCGTTGCATGTTCTCAAGAATGATGCTTTTTAAAGCTAATGTTTTATTGTTAGACGAACCTACAAACCACTTAGATCTGGAAAGTATAACAGCCTTAAATAACTCTCTGGATAATTTTAAAGGAACTGTTTTACTTTCTTCTCATGACCATGAGCTACTTTCTACTGTTTGTAACAGGATTATTGAGTTAACTCCTAAAGGTGTTATTGATCGGTATATGACTTATGATGAGTACTTATCTGACCCTAAAGTAAAAGAACTTAAAGCTCAATATTATTCTTAA
- the smpB gene encoding SsrA-binding protein SmpB, with the protein MKFENKVNILNRKARFNYELMDKYEAGLVLHGTEIKSIRLGKASIAESFCQFINDELYVINMSVDEYFFGTRYNHLIKRERKLLLQKKEINKLLRKTKETGLTIVPTRLYVNEKGWAKIQIYLAKGKKIYDKRETIKERETKRNISRLVKKY; encoded by the coding sequence ATGAAATTTGAAAATAAAGTTAATATACTAAATAGAAAAGCCAGGTTCAATTATGAACTCATGGATAAGTATGAAGCAGGTTTGGTTCTTCATGGTACTGAAATAAAGTCAATTAGATTAGGTAAAGCAAGTATAGCAGAGAGTTTTTGTCAGTTCATAAATGATGAATTATATGTGATAAATATGTCGGTGGATGAATATTTTTTTGGTACAAGATACAATCACTTGATAAAAAGGGAACGAAAATTGCTGTTACAGAAAAAAGAAATTAACAAATTATTAAGAAAGACAAAGGAGACGGGCTTAACGATTGTACCTACCCGTCTTTACGTAAATGAGAAAGGTTGGGCTAAGATACAGATTTATTTAGCTAAAGGGAAGAAAATTTATGATAAAAGAGAAACAATTAAGGAGAGAGAGACAAAAAGGAATATTAGCAGATTAGTCAAGAAATATTGA